A single genomic interval of Vibrio gallicus harbors:
- the bamB gene encoding outer membrane protein assembly factor BamB, with product MANRKWLKRALIASIALGIVGCASEEDTIVMAPVPVVKSEFTPSQEWSTSVGNGVGQYYSKLTPTYAYGKIFVASRDGDVVALDPESGDEIWSVDLEKDVPARLSGGINASYGQLFIGTENGEMISLDENTGEEKWRVQVDGEVLSVPETDSNLVLVHTSRGALVALDEETGNEMWTVSTEVPNLTLRGTSSPTALSGGVFWGTANGRLAAAIVERGQMIWQQPVGTPKGATEIDRLVDSDAQPLVIGGMLYTIGVNGQLVAIDLRSGAPAWKRNYSSAKDMATDGRTIYLVTDKDYIVAVDARSGTELWQNRELEYRLLTPPTIIDNKVVVGDSEGYLYWLDRRSGEFVSQQQEDDSGFAVAPLQLEDGYLVVTRDGSVEKKKIEE from the coding sequence ATGGCAAACAGAAAGTGGCTAAAACGCGCGCTAATTGCGAGTATTGCTCTGGGTATCGTCGGGTGCGCGAGCGAAGAAGATACTATCGTAATGGCACCGGTTCCTGTGGTGAAGAGTGAATTTACACCTTCACAGGAATGGTCAACCTCTGTCGGTAACGGCGTTGGTCAATATTACTCTAAACTGACGCCAACCTATGCCTATGGCAAGATATTTGTCGCAAGCCGAGATGGTGATGTTGTCGCATTAGATCCGGAATCTGGCGACGAAATCTGGTCAGTTGATCTAGAAAAAGATGTACCCGCCCGCTTGTCTGGAGGAATCAATGCCTCTTATGGACAGCTATTTATTGGTACCGAAAACGGAGAGATGATCTCTCTAGATGAGAATACTGGTGAAGAAAAATGGCGTGTGCAAGTAGATGGTGAGGTTCTATCTGTTCCTGAAACCGACTCTAACTTAGTGCTGGTTCATACGTCACGGGGGGCATTAGTGGCCCTTGATGAAGAAACGGGTAATGAGATGTGGACGGTAAGTACCGAGGTACCGAACCTAACACTACGTGGTACCAGTTCACCGACTGCACTCTCAGGTGGGGTATTTTGGGGGACTGCAAATGGCCGTTTGGCCGCAGCTATCGTAGAGCGTGGTCAGATGATCTGGCAGCAACCGGTAGGCACGCCAAAGGGTGCAACTGAGATTGACCGTCTCGTAGACTCTGATGCGCAACCACTGGTTATTGGTGGAATGCTGTATACCATTGGGGTTAATGGTCAATTGGTTGCGATTGATTTACGCTCCGGTGCACCGGCTTGGAAGCGCAACTACTCTTCGGCAAAAGATATGGCCACCGATGGTCGAACTATCTACCTTGTGACAGACAAAGATTATATCGTGGCAGTTGATGCGCGCAGTGGTACTGAACTGTGGCAAAACCGAGAGCTAGAATATCGCTTGCTCACACCACCAACCATTATTGATAACAAGGTTGTCGTGGGTGATAGCGAAGGCTATCTCTACTGGCTAGATCGCCGTAGTGGCGAGTTTGTTTCGCAACAGCAAGAAGACGATAGTGGCTTTGCAGTTGCACCGTTACAGCTTGAGGACGGCTACTTAGTCGTAACTCGAGATGGCAGTGTTGAGAAGAAGAAGATCGAAGAATAA
- a CDS encoding YfgM family protein has translation MELYDSEEQQVEAIKDWWQENGKAVILGAVIGLGGLFGWRYYQDSVVDNQEAASHAYNTTIQTLQTKGLDATADVQTFIDNNSGREYAVLAAMQLAQAQIAAANYKPALEQLEWAKANTKDSALLPVIEIRAVRVKAETGDVEGAISELAAIKAEGYEGRLAELKGDLLLRKGDSEGAYSAYTEAQQAKDASQTLQLKLDDLAK, from the coding sequence GTGGAACTATACGATAGCGAAGAACAACAAGTTGAAGCCATTAAGGATTGGTGGCAGGAAAATGGTAAGGCTGTAATCTTAGGTGCTGTTATTGGCCTTGGAGGCTTATTTGGCTGGCGTTATTACCAAGATTCAGTGGTTGATAACCAAGAAGCTGCCTCACACGCTTACAATACAACGATTCAGACTTTGCAAACTAAAGGTCTGGACGCTACTGCTGATGTGCAAACCTTTATTGATAACAACTCTGGCCGTGAATATGCAGTATTAGCGGCAATGCAATTGGCTCAAGCACAGATAGCAGCTGCTAACTATAAGCCTGCATTAGAACAACTTGAGTGGGCTAAGGCGAATACCAAAGATTCAGCTTTACTGCCTGTTATTGAGATCCGTGCGGTTCGTGTTAAAGCCGAAACCGGGGATGTTGAAGGTGCAATTTCTGAACTAGCTGCAATCAAAGCAGAAGGTTACGAAGGCCGTCTGGCTGAGCTTAAAGGTGACTTGTTACTACGCAAGGGTGATAGTGAAGGCGCTTATAGTGCTTATACCGAAGCTCAACAAGCGAAAGATGCAAGCCAAACTCTTCAGCTTAAGCTTGATGACTTAGCAAAGTAA